The Chanodichthys erythropterus isolate Z2021 chromosome 12, ASM2448905v1, whole genome shotgun sequence genome contains a region encoding:
- the cc2d1a gene encoding coiled-coil and C2 domain-containing protein 1A isoform X3 codes for MSRSRNPPQKGQGAARAKQMGLLLDLAPDGGLDDSGGNEEELEAELLALMGGGGRGGPAGRKPGGKAPVPMEDIERMAALCMKDLDEDGDDDGDLENDADLLTLQSMLTSVKKGKPINEDEIPPPVATGGKPSASPQAEPIKEQEKPAPANTPPQTANVKPVAPPKPQLLQPPSARPMAVTPDTPAISPLTPSQPNAQHSELKASILSRQREYKLAAIKAKQSGNTDQAKQLYQVSKRLDSLLETVDQGVFVDISSLPPPPAEVEVPRSNPPQLSSKPAAPPAAPAAAPDTALSAPRSVAEALQQRMDKYKEAAESAKSKGDDRKARMHQRIVKQYQDAIKAHKAGRPVNLAELPVPPGCPPLQGTEGGNQNFMGVLETAMKLANQDADADADEDEEPQKVASKPSAQPAIQKSRAPAPPKAPSAAGTPTGSINAPKPGGKAQQQLDFLTMRRQQFVKAALRSKEMKDMQGAAQHLRNAKGMDSMINAAKAGLPVDITKVPGAPVSEEDYRLSQSRSSAVSPRSAEQYTQLMGQLKQQHEKCLEYSQQFTHMGNVAETARFEKLAEECMSNIEILKKAHAKGRSVPKYHTEERTFNSFKIFPNLTSSDMVLTIVKGINLPAPPGVSANDLDASVRFEFPFPSAEEAQRDKTSTVKNTNCPEFKEQFKLNIKRDHRGFKRVVQAKGIKFEIIHKGGLFKTDKVVGSAQLKLEALENQCEIREIIDVLDGRKATGGKLEVRVKIREPLGGVQLQPVTEKWLVIDPLTPSPEKERKQDKNKEKERQAPPPRSKPQNDHDRNFKPSSSPPQYKMHSFSLLHHDKERLEWKISDYKKNRRDPSELIKQHMDVCHRLQWQKSYLEKHPAALTEYENVLRKFVHGLSDSVKTFSSQDKRDAAKDALGRLKMVENELESVRKKRAVRE; via the exons ATGAGTCGAAGCCGGAACCCCCCGCAGAAGGGCCAGGGGGCCGCCAGGGCCAAACAG ATGGGACTGCTGTTGGATTTGGCTCCTGATGGTGGGCTGGATGACTCTGGAGGAAATGAGGAGGAGCTAGAGGCGGAGCTTCTGGCCTTGatgggaggaggagggagaggCGGACCAGCGGGCAGGAAGCCTGGAGGAAAAG CTCCGGTTCCCATGGAGGACATTGAGAGGATGGCAGCTCTTTGTATGAAAGACCTGGACGAGGATGGAGACGATGACGGTGATTTGGAGAATGATGCTGATCTCTTG ACTCTACAGTCTATGCTGACATCAGTTAAAAAGGGGAAACCCATCAATGAAGATGAGATTCCTCCTCCTGTGGCCACTGGTGGAAAACCCTCCGCTTCGCCgcaggccgagccaatcaaagaGCAAGAGAAACCTGCTCCAGCAAACACGCCACCGCAGACGGCTAATGTGAAGCCAGTCGCTCCACCTAAACCTCAGCTGCTACAGCCTCCATCAGCGAGACCAATGGCCGTAACACCTGATACACCAGCCATATCGCCCCTCACGCCCAGCCAGCCCAACGCACAGCACTCAG agctCAAAGCGAGTATATTGAGCAGACAGAGAGAGTATAAGCTGGCAGCCATAAAGGCCAAACAGAGCGGAAACACTGACCAAGCCAAACAACTCTACCAAGTGTCCAAG AGGTTAGACTCACTGCTGGAGACAGTTGACCAAGGGGTGTTTGTTGACATCAGCTCACTGCCGCCTCCTCCTG CTGAGGTCGAAGTGCCACGTTCAAACCCTCCCCAGCTGTCCTCTAAACCAGCCGCCCCTCCTGCTGCACCCGCTGCTGCCCCAGACACAG ctcTCTCTGCTCCCCGGAGCGTCGCAGAGGCCTTACAACAGCGCATGGACAAATACAAAGAAGCTGCGGAGAGCGCCAAGAGCAAAGGAGATGACCGCAAAGCACGCATGCACCAGCGCATAGTCAAG caataTCAAGATGCCATTAAAGCTCATAAAGCTGGGCGGCCTGTGAATTTGGcagaacttcctgttccacCAG GTTGTCCTCCACTGCAGGGCACCGAGGGAGGCAACCAGAACTTTATGGGCGTCCTGGAGACAGCCATGAAACTGGCCAATCAGGATGCAGATGCTGACGCGGATGAAGATGAGGAGCCACAAAAGGTAGCGTCAAAG CCATCAGCTCAGCCTGCCATTCAGAAATCAAGAGCTCCCGCTCCTCCGAAAGCCCCGTCTGCCGCAGGGACGCCCACTGGCTCCATAAACGCCCCCAAACCAGGAGGGAAAG CCCAGCAGCAGCTGGATTTCCTGACGATGCGCAGGCAGCAGTTTGTGAAGGCGGCGCTGCGCTCTAAAGAGATGAAGGACATGCAGGGCGCTGCACAGCACCTCAGAAATGCTAAAGGCATGGATTCCATGATCAATGCCGCCAAGGCCGGACTTCCTGTTGACATCACCAAG GTGCCAGGCGCTCCGGTCAGTGAGGAGGACTACAGACTGTCTCAGTCTCGCTCGTCGGCCGTGTCTCCGCGCTCGGCTGAGCAGTACACACAGCTCATGGGACAGCTCAAACAGCAGCACGAG AAATGCCTGGAATACTCCCAGCAGTTCACTCATATGGGGAATGTAGCAGAAACTGCCAG GTTTGAGAAGCTGGCAGAGGAATGCATGAGTAATATTGAAATACTGAAGAAAGCTCATGCCAAAGGCCGATCAGTACCCAAGTACCACACAGAGGAGCGCACCTTCAACTCTTTCAA GATCTTTCCTAACCTGACGTCCAGTGACATGGTGCTGACCATCGTGAAAGGAATCAACCTGCCCGCTcctccag GAGTTTCCGCCAACGATCTGGATGCAAGTGTGCGTTTTGAGTTTCCGTTCCCCAGTGCG GAAGAAGCTCAGAGGGACAAAACCAGCACTGTGAAAAACACCAACTGtccag agTTTAAGGAGCAGTTCAAGCTGAACATCAAGCGAGATCACAGAGGCTTTAAGAGGGTCGTTCAGGCCAAAGGCATCAAGTTTGAAATCATACACAAAGG cGGTCTCTTCAAGACGGATAAAGTGGTGGGAAGCGCTCAGCTAAAGCTAGAAGCCCTGGAGAACCAGTGTGAGATCCGAGAGATCATAGAC GTGTTGGACGGACGGAAGGCGACGGGAGGGAAGCTGGAGGTGCGTGTGAAGATCCGGGAGCCGCTGGGTGGAGTTCAGCTGCAGCCGGTGACGGAGAAATGGCTCGTCATCGACCCGCTCACACCTTCACCTGAGAAAGAGCGAAAGCAGGACAAGAACAAAGAAAAAGAACGG CAAGCACCCCCTCCAAGATCCAAACCCCAAAACGATCATGACAGGAACTTTAAACCCAG CTCGTCTCCTCCGCAGTATAAAATGCACAGCTTCAGCCTGCTTCACCACGACAAAGAGAGGCTGGAGTGGAAG ATCAGCGATTATAAGAAGAACAGACGAGATCCGTCAGAGCTGATCAAGCAGCACATGGACGTCTGTCATCGACTGCAGTGGCAGAAATCATATCTGGAGAAACATCCGGCAGCACTGACAG AATATGAAAATGTGCTGCGGAAGTTCGTTCACGGTCTCTCCGATTCAGTGAAAACATTTTCCAGCCAAGACAAGAGG GATGCAGCGAAAGACGCCCTCGGCCGACTGAAGATGGTGGAGAACGAG CTGGAGTCAGTCAGGAAGAAAcgtgctgtcagagagtga
- the cc2d1a gene encoding coiled-coil and C2 domain-containing protein 1A isoform X1, whose product MSRSRNPPQKGQGAARAKQMGLLLDLAPDGGLDDSGGNEEELEAELLALMGGGGRGGPAGRKPGGKAPVPMEDIERMAALCMKDLDEDGDDDGDLENDADLLAELNEVLEDEEQVVRKPPPSPAPPQRSNAAPQSTASLESRLQERLDMYQTAITNAKAGGETSKARRYDRGLKTLQSMLTSVKKGKPINEDEIPPPVATGGKPSASPQAEPIKEQEKPAPANTPPQTANVKPVAPPKPQLLQPPSARPMAVTPDTPAISPLTPSQPNAQHSELKASILSRQREYKLAAIKAKQSGNTDQAKQLYQVSKRLDSLLETVDQGVFVDISSLPPPPAEVEVPRSNPPQLSSKPAAPPAAPAAAPDTALSAPRSVAEALQQRMDKYKEAAESAKSKGDDRKARMHQRIVKQYQDAIKAHKAGRPVNLAELPVPPGCPPLQGTEGGNQNFMGVLETAMKLANQDADADADEDEEPQKVASKPSAQPAIQKSRAPAPPKAPSAAGTPTGSINAPKPGGKAQQQLDFLTMRRQQFVKAALRSKEMKDMQGAAQHLRNAKGMDSMINAAKAGLPVDITKVPGAPVSEEDYRLSQSRSSAVSPRSAEQYTQLMGQLKQQHEKCLEYSQQFTHMGNVAETARFEKLAEECMSNIEILKKAHAKGRSVPKYHTEERTFNSFKIFPNLTSSDMVLTIVKGINLPAPPGVSANDLDASVRFEFPFPSAEEAQRDKTSTVKNTNCPEFKEQFKLNIKRDHRGFKRVVQAKGIKFEIIHKGGLFKTDKVVGSAQLKLEALENQCEIREIIDVLDGRKATGGKLEVRVKIREPLGGVQLQPVTEKWLVIDPLTPSPEKERKQDKNKEKERQAPPPRSKPQNDHDRNFKPSSSPPQYKMHSFSLLHHDKERLEWKISDYKKNRRDPSELIKQHMDVCHRLQWQKSYLEKHPAALTEYENVLRKFVHGLSDSVKTFSSQDKRDAAKDALGRLKMVENELESVRKKRAVRE is encoded by the exons ATGAGTCGAAGCCGGAACCCCCCGCAGAAGGGCCAGGGGGCCGCCAGGGCCAAACAG ATGGGACTGCTGTTGGATTTGGCTCCTGATGGTGGGCTGGATGACTCTGGAGGAAATGAGGAGGAGCTAGAGGCGGAGCTTCTGGCCTTGatgggaggaggagggagaggCGGACCAGCGGGCAGGAAGCCTGGAGGAAAAG CTCCGGTTCCCATGGAGGACATTGAGAGGATGGCAGCTCTTTGTATGAAAGACCTGGACGAGGATGGAGACGATGACGGTGATTTGGAGAATGATGCTGATCTCTTG GCCGAGCTGAATGAGGTGTTGGAAGACGAGGAGCAAGTGGTCAGGAAACCCCCTCCGTCACCAGCACCTCCTCAACGTTCAAATGCAGCGCCCCAGTCCACAGCCAGCCTGGAGTCCCGCCTGCAAGAGCGGTTAGACATGTACCAAACAGCCATTACCAACGCCAAGGCTGGGGGAGAGACCAGCAAAGCACGGCGATACGACCGCGGACTGAAG ACTCTACAGTCTATGCTGACATCAGTTAAAAAGGGGAAACCCATCAATGAAGATGAGATTCCTCCTCCTGTGGCCACTGGTGGAAAACCCTCCGCTTCGCCgcaggccgagccaatcaaagaGCAAGAGAAACCTGCTCCAGCAAACACGCCACCGCAGACGGCTAATGTGAAGCCAGTCGCTCCACCTAAACCTCAGCTGCTACAGCCTCCATCAGCGAGACCAATGGCCGTAACACCTGATACACCAGCCATATCGCCCCTCACGCCCAGCCAGCCCAACGCACAGCACTCAG agctCAAAGCGAGTATATTGAGCAGACAGAGAGAGTATAAGCTGGCAGCCATAAAGGCCAAACAGAGCGGAAACACTGACCAAGCCAAACAACTCTACCAAGTGTCCAAG AGGTTAGACTCACTGCTGGAGACAGTTGACCAAGGGGTGTTTGTTGACATCAGCTCACTGCCGCCTCCTCCTG CTGAGGTCGAAGTGCCACGTTCAAACCCTCCCCAGCTGTCCTCTAAACCAGCCGCCCCTCCTGCTGCACCCGCTGCTGCCCCAGACACAG ctcTCTCTGCTCCCCGGAGCGTCGCAGAGGCCTTACAACAGCGCATGGACAAATACAAAGAAGCTGCGGAGAGCGCCAAGAGCAAAGGAGATGACCGCAAAGCACGCATGCACCAGCGCATAGTCAAG caataTCAAGATGCCATTAAAGCTCATAAAGCTGGGCGGCCTGTGAATTTGGcagaacttcctgttccacCAG GTTGTCCTCCACTGCAGGGCACCGAGGGAGGCAACCAGAACTTTATGGGCGTCCTGGAGACAGCCATGAAACTGGCCAATCAGGATGCAGATGCTGACGCGGATGAAGATGAGGAGCCACAAAAGGTAGCGTCAAAG CCATCAGCTCAGCCTGCCATTCAGAAATCAAGAGCTCCCGCTCCTCCGAAAGCCCCGTCTGCCGCAGGGACGCCCACTGGCTCCATAAACGCCCCCAAACCAGGAGGGAAAG CCCAGCAGCAGCTGGATTTCCTGACGATGCGCAGGCAGCAGTTTGTGAAGGCGGCGCTGCGCTCTAAAGAGATGAAGGACATGCAGGGCGCTGCACAGCACCTCAGAAATGCTAAAGGCATGGATTCCATGATCAATGCCGCCAAGGCCGGACTTCCTGTTGACATCACCAAG GTGCCAGGCGCTCCGGTCAGTGAGGAGGACTACAGACTGTCTCAGTCTCGCTCGTCGGCCGTGTCTCCGCGCTCGGCTGAGCAGTACACACAGCTCATGGGACAGCTCAAACAGCAGCACGAG AAATGCCTGGAATACTCCCAGCAGTTCACTCATATGGGGAATGTAGCAGAAACTGCCAG GTTTGAGAAGCTGGCAGAGGAATGCATGAGTAATATTGAAATACTGAAGAAAGCTCATGCCAAAGGCCGATCAGTACCCAAGTACCACACAGAGGAGCGCACCTTCAACTCTTTCAA GATCTTTCCTAACCTGACGTCCAGTGACATGGTGCTGACCATCGTGAAAGGAATCAACCTGCCCGCTcctccag GAGTTTCCGCCAACGATCTGGATGCAAGTGTGCGTTTTGAGTTTCCGTTCCCCAGTGCG GAAGAAGCTCAGAGGGACAAAACCAGCACTGTGAAAAACACCAACTGtccag agTTTAAGGAGCAGTTCAAGCTGAACATCAAGCGAGATCACAGAGGCTTTAAGAGGGTCGTTCAGGCCAAAGGCATCAAGTTTGAAATCATACACAAAGG cGGTCTCTTCAAGACGGATAAAGTGGTGGGAAGCGCTCAGCTAAAGCTAGAAGCCCTGGAGAACCAGTGTGAGATCCGAGAGATCATAGAC GTGTTGGACGGACGGAAGGCGACGGGAGGGAAGCTGGAGGTGCGTGTGAAGATCCGGGAGCCGCTGGGTGGAGTTCAGCTGCAGCCGGTGACGGAGAAATGGCTCGTCATCGACCCGCTCACACCTTCACCTGAGAAAGAGCGAAAGCAGGACAAGAACAAAGAAAAAGAACGG CAAGCACCCCCTCCAAGATCCAAACCCCAAAACGATCATGACAGGAACTTTAAACCCAG CTCGTCTCCTCCGCAGTATAAAATGCACAGCTTCAGCCTGCTTCACCACGACAAAGAGAGGCTGGAGTGGAAG ATCAGCGATTATAAGAAGAACAGACGAGATCCGTCAGAGCTGATCAAGCAGCACATGGACGTCTGTCATCGACTGCAGTGGCAGAAATCATATCTGGAGAAACATCCGGCAGCACTGACAG AATATGAAAATGTGCTGCGGAAGTTCGTTCACGGTCTCTCCGATTCAGTGAAAACATTTTCCAGCCAAGACAAGAGG GATGCAGCGAAAGACGCCCTCGGCCGACTGAAGATGGTGGAGAACGAG CTGGAGTCAGTCAGGAAGAAAcgtgctgtcagagagtga
- the cc2d1a gene encoding coiled-coil and C2 domain-containing protein 1A isoform X2, with protein sequence MSRSRNPPQKGQGAARAKQMGLLLDLAPDGGLDDSGGNEEELEAELLALMGGGGRGGPAGRKPGGKAPVPMEDIERMAALCMKDLDEDGDDDGDLENDADLLAELNEVLEDEEQVVRKPPPSPAPPQRSNAAPQSTASLESRLQERLDMYQTAITNAKAGGETSKARRYDRGLKTLQSMLTSVKKGKPINEDEIPPPVATGGKPSASPQAEPIKEQEKPAPANTPPQTANVKPVAPPKPQLLQPPSARPMAVTPDTPAISPLTPSQPNAQHSELKASILSRQREYKLAAIKAKQSGNTDQAKQLYQVSKRLDSLLETVDQGVFVDISSLPPPPAEVEVPRSNPPQLSSKPAAPPAAPAAAPDTALSAPRSVAEALQQRMDKYKEAAESAKSKGDDRKARMHQRIVKQYQDAIKAHKAGRPVNLAELPVPPGCPPLQGTEGGNQNFMGVLETAMKLANQDADADADEDEEPQKPSAQPAIQKSRAPAPPKAPSAAGTPTGSINAPKPGGKAQQQLDFLTMRRQQFVKAALRSKEMKDMQGAAQHLRNAKGMDSMINAAKAGLPVDITKVPGAPVSEEDYRLSQSRSSAVSPRSAEQYTQLMGQLKQQHEKCLEYSQQFTHMGNVAETARFEKLAEECMSNIEILKKAHAKGRSVPKYHTEERTFNSFKIFPNLTSSDMVLTIVKGINLPAPPGVSANDLDASVRFEFPFPSAEEAQRDKTSTVKNTNCPEFKEQFKLNIKRDHRGFKRVVQAKGIKFEIIHKGGLFKTDKVVGSAQLKLEALENQCEIREIIDVLDGRKATGGKLEVRVKIREPLGGVQLQPVTEKWLVIDPLTPSPEKERKQDKNKEKERQAPPPRSKPQNDHDRNFKPSSSPPQYKMHSFSLLHHDKERLEWKISDYKKNRRDPSELIKQHMDVCHRLQWQKSYLEKHPAALTEYENVLRKFVHGLSDSVKTFSSQDKRDAAKDALGRLKMVENELESVRKKRAVRE encoded by the exons ATGAGTCGAAGCCGGAACCCCCCGCAGAAGGGCCAGGGGGCCGCCAGGGCCAAACAG ATGGGACTGCTGTTGGATTTGGCTCCTGATGGTGGGCTGGATGACTCTGGAGGAAATGAGGAGGAGCTAGAGGCGGAGCTTCTGGCCTTGatgggaggaggagggagaggCGGACCAGCGGGCAGGAAGCCTGGAGGAAAAG CTCCGGTTCCCATGGAGGACATTGAGAGGATGGCAGCTCTTTGTATGAAAGACCTGGACGAGGATGGAGACGATGACGGTGATTTGGAGAATGATGCTGATCTCTTG GCCGAGCTGAATGAGGTGTTGGAAGACGAGGAGCAAGTGGTCAGGAAACCCCCTCCGTCACCAGCACCTCCTCAACGTTCAAATGCAGCGCCCCAGTCCACAGCCAGCCTGGAGTCCCGCCTGCAAGAGCGGTTAGACATGTACCAAACAGCCATTACCAACGCCAAGGCTGGGGGAGAGACCAGCAAAGCACGGCGATACGACCGCGGACTGAAG ACTCTACAGTCTATGCTGACATCAGTTAAAAAGGGGAAACCCATCAATGAAGATGAGATTCCTCCTCCTGTGGCCACTGGTGGAAAACCCTCCGCTTCGCCgcaggccgagccaatcaaagaGCAAGAGAAACCTGCTCCAGCAAACACGCCACCGCAGACGGCTAATGTGAAGCCAGTCGCTCCACCTAAACCTCAGCTGCTACAGCCTCCATCAGCGAGACCAATGGCCGTAACACCTGATACACCAGCCATATCGCCCCTCACGCCCAGCCAGCCCAACGCACAGCACTCAG agctCAAAGCGAGTATATTGAGCAGACAGAGAGAGTATAAGCTGGCAGCCATAAAGGCCAAACAGAGCGGAAACACTGACCAAGCCAAACAACTCTACCAAGTGTCCAAG AGGTTAGACTCACTGCTGGAGACAGTTGACCAAGGGGTGTTTGTTGACATCAGCTCACTGCCGCCTCCTCCTG CTGAGGTCGAAGTGCCACGTTCAAACCCTCCCCAGCTGTCCTCTAAACCAGCCGCCCCTCCTGCTGCACCCGCTGCTGCCCCAGACACAG ctcTCTCTGCTCCCCGGAGCGTCGCAGAGGCCTTACAACAGCGCATGGACAAATACAAAGAAGCTGCGGAGAGCGCCAAGAGCAAAGGAGATGACCGCAAAGCACGCATGCACCAGCGCATAGTCAAG caataTCAAGATGCCATTAAAGCTCATAAAGCTGGGCGGCCTGTGAATTTGGcagaacttcctgttccacCAG GTTGTCCTCCACTGCAGGGCACCGAGGGAGGCAACCAGAACTTTATGGGCGTCCTGGAGACAGCCATGAAACTGGCCAATCAGGATGCAGATGCTGACGCGGATGAAGATGAGGAGCCACAAAAG CCATCAGCTCAGCCTGCCATTCAGAAATCAAGAGCTCCCGCTCCTCCGAAAGCCCCGTCTGCCGCAGGGACGCCCACTGGCTCCATAAACGCCCCCAAACCAGGAGGGAAAG CCCAGCAGCAGCTGGATTTCCTGACGATGCGCAGGCAGCAGTTTGTGAAGGCGGCGCTGCGCTCTAAAGAGATGAAGGACATGCAGGGCGCTGCACAGCACCTCAGAAATGCTAAAGGCATGGATTCCATGATCAATGCCGCCAAGGCCGGACTTCCTGTTGACATCACCAAG GTGCCAGGCGCTCCGGTCAGTGAGGAGGACTACAGACTGTCTCAGTCTCGCTCGTCGGCCGTGTCTCCGCGCTCGGCTGAGCAGTACACACAGCTCATGGGACAGCTCAAACAGCAGCACGAG AAATGCCTGGAATACTCCCAGCAGTTCACTCATATGGGGAATGTAGCAGAAACTGCCAG GTTTGAGAAGCTGGCAGAGGAATGCATGAGTAATATTGAAATACTGAAGAAAGCTCATGCCAAAGGCCGATCAGTACCCAAGTACCACACAGAGGAGCGCACCTTCAACTCTTTCAA GATCTTTCCTAACCTGACGTCCAGTGACATGGTGCTGACCATCGTGAAAGGAATCAACCTGCCCGCTcctccag GAGTTTCCGCCAACGATCTGGATGCAAGTGTGCGTTTTGAGTTTCCGTTCCCCAGTGCG GAAGAAGCTCAGAGGGACAAAACCAGCACTGTGAAAAACACCAACTGtccag agTTTAAGGAGCAGTTCAAGCTGAACATCAAGCGAGATCACAGAGGCTTTAAGAGGGTCGTTCAGGCCAAAGGCATCAAGTTTGAAATCATACACAAAGG cGGTCTCTTCAAGACGGATAAAGTGGTGGGAAGCGCTCAGCTAAAGCTAGAAGCCCTGGAGAACCAGTGTGAGATCCGAGAGATCATAGAC GTGTTGGACGGACGGAAGGCGACGGGAGGGAAGCTGGAGGTGCGTGTGAAGATCCGGGAGCCGCTGGGTGGAGTTCAGCTGCAGCCGGTGACGGAGAAATGGCTCGTCATCGACCCGCTCACACCTTCACCTGAGAAAGAGCGAAAGCAGGACAAGAACAAAGAAAAAGAACGG CAAGCACCCCCTCCAAGATCCAAACCCCAAAACGATCATGACAGGAACTTTAAACCCAG CTCGTCTCCTCCGCAGTATAAAATGCACAGCTTCAGCCTGCTTCACCACGACAAAGAGAGGCTGGAGTGGAAG ATCAGCGATTATAAGAAGAACAGACGAGATCCGTCAGAGCTGATCAAGCAGCACATGGACGTCTGTCATCGACTGCAGTGGCAGAAATCATATCTGGAGAAACATCCGGCAGCACTGACAG AATATGAAAATGTGCTGCGGAAGTTCGTTCACGGTCTCTCCGATTCAGTGAAAACATTTTCCAGCCAAGACAAGAGG GATGCAGCGAAAGACGCCCTCGGCCGACTGAAGATGGTGGAGAACGAG CTGGAGTCAGTCAGGAAGAAAcgtgctgtcagagagtga